In a genomic window of Arachnia rubra:
- a CDS encoding D-alanine--D-alanine ligase family protein — protein sequence MTVFVIAGGLSHEREVSLRSGKRLAAALRKQGLGVEEVDVNAELVSQLLDAADPVAVPVLHGGLGEDGALREALWTLGVPFVGSDGASSRRTFDKSVATRLVKSAGLATPRQVALPDDIFRELGAQAIMSAIGDRLGFPLMVKPARSGSALGATKVDSADELPSALVGTFAYGKMAVIEEFITGTELAVTVIDDETGSRALPPVEIRPTSNVYDYEARYTAGATRFVTPGDLPDELLEAAGRLAVQTHEVLGHRDISRVDMIVRDGVPVFLESNVAPGLTDTSLVPLAFEAADLDLGEVFARLVERARLRSH from the coding sequence ATGACTGTATTCGTGATCGCCGGGGGCCTGAGCCACGAGCGCGAGGTGTCGCTACGCTCCGGGAAGCGCCTGGCGGCGGCACTCCGGAAGCAGGGCCTCGGTGTGGAGGAGGTCGACGTGAACGCCGAGCTCGTCTCCCAGCTGCTGGACGCCGCCGACCCCGTCGCCGTGCCGGTGCTGCACGGCGGGCTGGGTGAGGACGGCGCGTTGCGGGAGGCCCTGTGGACACTTGGGGTGCCTTTCGTCGGCAGCGACGGGGCGAGTTCCCGGCGCACCTTCGACAAGTCGGTCGCGACACGTCTGGTCAAATCCGCCGGGCTGGCGACCCCGCGGCAGGTGGCGCTGCCCGACGACATCTTCCGGGAGCTCGGAGCCCAGGCGATCATGTCGGCGATCGGGGACCGGCTCGGTTTCCCGTTGATGGTCAAGCCCGCCCGGTCCGGGTCGGCGCTGGGGGCCACGAAAGTGGACTCGGCCGATGAGCTGCCGTCGGCTCTCGTCGGTACCTTCGCATACGGGAAGATGGCGGTGATCGAGGAGTTCATCACGGGGACGGAGCTGGCCGTCACCGTCATCGACGACGAGACTGGGTCGCGTGCGTTGCCGCCCGTCGAGATCAGGCCCACGTCGAACGTCTACGACTACGAGGCCCGTTACACCGCGGGAGCAACCCGTTTCGTCACCCCAGGGGACCTGCCCGACGAGCTGCTCGAAGCCGCTGGCCGGCTCGCGGTCCAGACGCATGAGGTCCTGGGACACCGGGACATTTCCCGCGTGGACATGATCGTGCGCGACGGGGTTCCGGTGTTCCTGGAGAGCAATGTGGCCCCGGGACTGACGGACACCTCGCTGGTGCCGCTGGCGTTCGAGGCGGCGGACCTCGACCTGGGTGAGGTGTTCGCACGCCTGGTCGAGCGTGCACGGCTGCGCAGCCACTAA
- a CDS encoding DUF721 domain-containing protein, protein MTEPVSDDDLPAEDVYDPTGLELASEIAHQTARTSPLLPEVPALPPKIPKRRRWAGEQRSGAHPDDRDPQPIGSVLDAVAKRRGWHRQISLATVLRDWSGLVGAVNAQHSVPVEFHDGTLTIQCDSTAWSSAMKYSAGPLVARLNQALGDRMVLRIEVLGPRAPNWRRGRRSIQGRGPRDTYG, encoded by the coding sequence ATGACTGAACCGGTTAGTGACGACGACCTGCCCGCGGAGGACGTCTACGACCCGACCGGGCTGGAGCTGGCCAGTGAGATCGCGCACCAGACGGCGCGCACCTCCCCCCTGCTGCCGGAGGTCCCGGCGCTGCCCCCGAAAATCCCGAAACGCCGGCGCTGGGCCGGGGAGCAACGATCCGGCGCCCACCCCGACGACCGCGACCCGCAGCCGATCGGCAGCGTCCTGGACGCCGTCGCAAAAAGACGTGGCTGGCACCGCCAGATCTCCCTGGCCACCGTGCTGCGCGACTGGTCCGGGCTCGTCGGCGCCGTGAACGCTCAGCATTCCGTCCCCGTCGAGTTCCATGACGGGACCCTGACCATCCAGTGCGACTCCACCGCCTGGTCCTCGGCGATGAAATACAGCGCCGGGCCGCTGGTCGCCAGACTCAATCAGGCCCTCGGTGACCGGATGGTCCTGCGCATCGAGGTCCTGGGCCCGCGCGCGCCGAACTGGCGGCGCGGCCGCCGCTCCATCCAAGGCCGGGGACCCAGGGACACCTATGGATAA
- the rnpA gene encoding ribonuclease P protein component produces the protein MLPRSRRLRRSGDFTATFRQGVRAGTPSVVVHVAVSTQNPPEETRVGFVVSKAVGNAVTRNRVKRRLRHLVGGLPVPFAADVVVRALPSAAMEPERLSGDLESAWKRAFTRATC, from the coding sequence GTGCTGCCCCGATCCCGCCGCCTGCGTCGTTCCGGTGACTTCACCGCGACGTTCCGGCAGGGTGTGCGGGCCGGCACCCCGAGTGTTGTGGTTCACGTAGCAGTGAGCACCCAGAATCCACCCGAGGAGACTCGGGTGGGTTTTGTTGTGTCCAAGGCAGTCGGGAATGCGGTGACCCGCAACCGGGTGAAACGCCGTCTGCGACATCTCGTCGGCGGTCTTCCTGTCCCGTTTGCCGCTGACGTGGTGGTGCGGGCCCTGCCATCCGCCGCCATGGAACCCGAGAGACTGTCCGGCGACCTCGAGTCCGCCTGGAAGCGAGCTTTCACGAGGGCGACGTGTTGA
- the rpmH gene encoding 50S ribosomal protein L34, producing the protein MSKRTFQPSNRRRSRTHGFRARMRTRAGRAILSARRRKGRVELSA; encoded by the coding sequence ATGAGCAAGCGCACCTTCCAGCCGAGCAACCGTCGTCGTAGCCGCACGCACGGTTTCCGTGCCCGCATGCGCACCCGCGCCGGTCGCGCCATCCTGAGTGCCCGCCGTCGCAAGGGTCGTGTGGAACTGTCTGCCTGA
- the yidC gene encoding membrane protein insertase YidC, translating to MIDLMVPLSIWDSIYGMLSAMMQPLYWAISGLLVLFHWLWSPLFGPDSGISWALSIVCLTLMVRTLMVPLFVKQINSSRALQLLQPKIQDLRKKYGADQQRLAQEMQRLYAEEGVNPTASCLPMLLQAPVFLSLYRVLQGVADHQVRGYWFHVNPDLVTSLQEASLSGARLSGRIFPMDSFGPTQLLGVVLIALLVTTLFLTQLQLMRKNMPPEALTGPMAQTQKMMLYFFPIMYAASSAVLPIGVLIYWTVSNFWTMAQQGILIRNNPTPNTPAYIDWEERMRAQGKNPKAIMEARNAKRRKNRRPAMAVAQPEADENGRRRVVRQQVSRTTLKTDSSNGSGGQSQVRRQPRNTSRSVRKKK from the coding sequence ATGATCGACCTCATGGTGCCGCTGTCCATCTGGGACAGCATCTATGGAATGCTCTCCGCGATGATGCAGCCCCTGTACTGGGCCATCTCCGGACTGCTGGTGCTGTTCCATTGGCTCTGGAGCCCGCTGTTCGGGCCAGACTCCGGGATCTCATGGGCGTTGTCCATCGTCTGCCTGACCTTGATGGTGCGGACCCTGATGGTCCCGTTGTTCGTCAAGCAGATCAATTCCTCGCGGGCTCTACAACTGCTGCAGCCTAAGATCCAGGATCTGCGGAAGAAGTACGGCGCAGACCAGCAGCGCCTCGCACAAGAGATGCAGCGGCTCTATGCGGAGGAGGGGGTCAACCCGACGGCCTCCTGTCTCCCAATGCTGCTGCAGGCGCCGGTCTTCCTGTCCCTGTACCGGGTGTTGCAGGGCGTCGCGGACCATCAGGTGCGGGGCTACTGGTTCCACGTCAACCCGGATCTCGTGACGTCGCTGCAGGAGGCGAGCCTTTCCGGTGCGAGGCTGTCGGGCCGCATTTTCCCTATGGACAGTTTTGGTCCCACCCAGCTGCTGGGCGTCGTCCTGATCGCCCTACTGGTGACCACGCTATTCCTGACGCAGCTTCAGCTGATGCGCAAGAACATGCCGCCGGAGGCGTTGACCGGTCCCATGGCACAGACGCAGAAGATGATGCTCTACTTCTTCCCGATCATGTATGCGGCCTCGTCGGCGGTGCTTCCGATCGGTGTGCTCATCTACTGGACGGTCAGCAACTTCTGGACGATGGCTCAGCAGGGAATCCTCATCCGCAACAATCCAACACCCAACACGCCCGCCTACATCGATTGGGAGGAGCGGATGCGTGCCCAGGGCAAAAACCCGAAGGCCATCATGGAGGCGCGGAACGCGAAACGCCGCAAGAACAGGCGGCCTGCTATGGCGGTTGCCCAGCCGGAGGCCGACGAGAACGGACGCCGTCGCGTCGTGCGCCAGCAGGTCAGCCGCACGACCTTGAAAACCGACAGCTCGAACGGGTCGGGAGGGCAGAGCCAGGTGCGTCGCCAGCCCCGCAACACCAGTCGGTCTGTTCGTAAGAAGAAGTGA
- the rsmG gene encoding 16S rRNA (guanine(527)-N(7))-methyltransferase RsmG gives MQETEDQGAAEQVARDALRRRFPQGADRLEAYAGILRNRGIEWGLLGPREADKVWSRHISNSLALVDVLGQGVDAADIGSGAGLPGIPLALCRPDLRVVLLEPLLRRFNFLNIAVEELGLADQVEVQRLRAEDCDEVFDAVICRAVAPLEKLLKWTTPMFFPDGELLALKGAGAEEEIAKAGKRLNGYQLTAQVLQVRAAPEVEGTRAIRVIKSI, from the coding sequence ATGCAGGAGACAGAGGATCAGGGCGCTGCCGAACAGGTCGCACGGGATGCCCTGAGGAGGAGATTCCCGCAAGGGGCTGACAGGCTGGAGGCCTACGCCGGAATTCTGCGTAACCGCGGCATTGAATGGGGCCTGTTGGGGCCGCGCGAGGCGGACAAAGTCTGGAGTCGCCATATCTCCAACTCCCTAGCCCTGGTCGATGTCCTGGGGCAGGGAGTGGACGCGGCGGATATCGGTTCCGGCGCTGGTCTTCCCGGAATTCCGCTGGCGCTGTGCCGCCCTGATCTTAGGGTGGTCTTGCTGGAGCCTTTGCTACGGCGCTTCAACTTCCTGAATATCGCTGTCGAGGAACTCGGTCTCGCAGACCAGGTGGAAGTGCAGCGGCTGCGCGCCGAAGACTGCGACGAGGTATTTGATGCGGTGATATGCCGTGCCGTGGCTCCTCTGGAGAAATTGCTGAAATGGACCACCCCGATGTTTTTCCCTGACGGTGAGCTACTCGCCTTGAAAGGGGCTGGTGCGGAGGAGGAGATCGCGAAAGCCGGTAAGCGCTTGAACGGATACCAGCTGACTGCCCAGGTGCTTCAGGTCCGTGCTGCTCCGGAGGTCGAGGGAACACGCGCCATACGAGTGATTAAATCAATTTAG
- a CDS encoding ParA family protein: MALFFRKRKRTPKQDAEVEPWKDHESVSRETAIQTPIGPRRAYFDRADDDWVADDEYGAEYGDETQMSALPSPEEPRIFVVANQKGGVGKTTTTVNIAAALAFGGLNVLVIDIDPQGNASTALGVEHDPGTPGTYEVLLRGERIQDLAVQSPHTPNLHVLPATIDLSTAELELVNESGRESRMKRALAQYIEESGVDYVFFDCPPSLGLLTLNALVASTEIMVPIQCEYYALEGVSQLMRTIQRVKGNLNDQLQLTTVLLTMFDNRTNLSHEVATEVRSHFREETLDVEIPRSVRIAEAPSYGQSVLTYYPKSPGAVAYLKAAEEIARSIETEGAA, encoded by the coding sequence ATGGCCCTGTTCTTTCGCAAGCGCAAGCGTACTCCGAAACAAGACGCAGAAGTCGAGCCTTGGAAGGACCACGAGAGCGTTTCACGTGAAACGGCCATCCAGACCCCCATCGGACCGCGGCGCGCTTACTTTGATCGTGCCGATGACGACTGGGTGGCTGATGACGAGTATGGCGCTGAGTACGGGGACGAGACTCAGATGTCAGCGCTGCCGAGTCCGGAAGAACCCCGCATTTTCGTGGTCGCCAACCAAAAGGGCGGCGTCGGGAAGACGACCACGACCGTGAACATCGCTGCCGCCCTCGCCTTTGGCGGCCTCAACGTGCTTGTGATTGACATCGATCCACAGGGCAACGCATCCACTGCTCTCGGCGTCGAACATGACCCTGGAACCCCGGGAACCTACGAGGTACTGCTTCGTGGAGAACGGATCCAGGACCTCGCCGTCCAGTCTCCCCACACGCCGAATCTGCACGTCCTCCCCGCCACGATCGACCTTTCCACCGCGGAACTGGAACTCGTCAATGAGTCCGGCCGTGAGTCCAGAATGAAGAGGGCGCTGGCTCAATATATCGAGGAATCTGGGGTTGACTACGTCTTTTTCGACTGTCCCCCTTCGCTGGGGCTTCTCACGCTCAACGCTCTCGTTGCCTCTACCGAGATCATGGTGCCCATTCAATGCGAGTACTACGCTCTCGAGGGTGTCTCCCAGCTGATGCGTACTATCCAACGGGTCAAGGGAAACCTGAATGATCAACTACAGTTGACGACGGTGCTCCTGACGATGTTTGACAATCGCACGAACCTCTCCCATGAGGTAGCCACCGAGGTACGGTCGCATTTCAGGGAGGAAACGCTTGACGTGGAAATCCCACGTTCGGTGCGGATCGCTGAGGCCCCGTCCTATGGCCAGAGCGTCCTCACCTACTACCCCAAGTCTCCTGGCGCTGTCGCCTACCTCAAGGCCGCCGAAGAGATCGCCCGATCCATCGAGACTGAAGGAGCAGCCTGA
- the yidD gene encoding membrane protein insertion efficiency factor YidD → MLWFIRAWRKFISPLYGEVCKFHPSCSAYGERAVEFHGGIKGAFLIVHRIARCHPWSAGGVEYVPGTPEAATWAEEVRRDEARVFSGQKVS, encoded by the coding sequence ATGCTCTGGTTCATCCGGGCCTGGCGCAAGTTTATTTCCCCGCTGTATGGGGAGGTCTGCAAGTTTCATCCCAGCTGCTCCGCCTACGGCGAGCGCGCGGTCGAGTTTCACGGTGGGATCAAGGGGGCTTTCCTGATCGTGCACCGCATCGCGCGCTGCCATCCATGGTCGGCAGGTGGAGTCGAATATGTTCCCGGGACTCCCGAGGCCGCCACATGGGCCGAGGAAGTCCGACGAGACGAGGCCCGGGTGTTCTCCGGGCAGAAGGTGTCCTAG
- the dnaN gene encoding DNA polymerase III subunit beta, translated as MKIRVERDALADAVAWVARSLPNRPTAPILAGLLMNASGDEVTLSSFDSTTSAQVTMPAEVTDEGTVLVSGRLLNEIARSLPNKPVDMTADHSQVELTCGSARFSLQTLPVDEYPTLPEMPTQTGLVDASVFEKSVSQVVIAAGRDELLNVFTGVRVEINGDQLSLLATDRYRMALKELTWQPSSPDIEGAVLVPGRVLADTAKSLTSGKTVTVSLSTTESEGEGLVGFIGEGTRGRREATTRLLNQAFPKVRHLMDVVGTVTVRVPTADLLAAVKRVSLVAERNTPLRMIIEDDHIALEAATGDQAHASEAIEAQVEVTGEEKSIEAAGFNPHYLLDALGALDAPYAHFSFTAPGKPCLITGLATIDGDQLFDYRHVIMLMRLPS; from the coding sequence GTGAAGATTCGAGTGGAGCGCGACGCATTGGCCGACGCCGTTGCCTGGGTGGCTCGCAGCTTGCCGAATCGTCCCACGGCCCCGATCCTCGCGGGGCTGCTGATGAACGCCTCCGGCGATGAGGTGACACTCTCTAGCTTCGACTCCACCACGTCGGCGCAGGTGACGATGCCGGCCGAGGTCACCGACGAGGGGACGGTGCTGGTGTCGGGGCGCCTGCTCAATGAGATCGCGCGTTCCCTGCCCAACAAGCCTGTCGACATGACCGCCGACCACTCCCAGGTCGAGCTGACGTGTGGTTCCGCACGGTTCAGCCTCCAGACCCTGCCCGTCGACGAATACCCGACGCTTCCTGAGATGCCGACCCAGACCGGTCTCGTCGACGCCTCCGTCTTCGAGAAGTCTGTCAGCCAGGTGGTGATCGCCGCCGGGCGCGACGAGCTGCTCAACGTCTTCACCGGCGTTCGGGTGGAAATCAACGGCGACCAGCTCTCGCTGCTGGCCACCGATCGCTACCGGATGGCCCTAAAAGAGCTCACCTGGCAGCCGTCGTCACCGGACATCGAGGGTGCCGTGCTCGTACCGGGACGTGTATTGGCCGATACCGCGAAGTCGCTGACCTCCGGCAAGACGGTGACGGTGTCGCTGTCGACCACAGAGTCCGAGGGTGAGGGTCTGGTCGGTTTTATTGGCGAGGGTACGAGGGGACGGCGGGAGGCCACTACCCGGCTGCTGAACCAGGCCTTCCCGAAGGTCCGTCACTTGATGGATGTCGTCGGCACTGTGACCGTGCGTGTCCCCACCGCCGACCTGCTGGCTGCTGTCAAGCGCGTCTCGCTTGTCGCGGAGCGCAACACACCGTTGCGGATGATCATCGAGGACGACCACATTGCCCTTGAGGCCGCTACCGGCGACCAGGCGCACGCGTCCGAGGCTATCGAGGCGCAGGTTGAGGTCACCGGCGAGGAGAAGTCCATTGAGGCTGCCGGGTTCAACCCGCACTACCTGCTCGACGCCCTCGGGGCTCTCGATGCTCCCTACGCGCACTTCTCCTTCACCGCTCCTGGCAAGCCGTGCCTCATCACGGGCCTGGCGACGATCGACGGTGATCAGCTGTTCGATTATCGTCACGTCATTATGCTCATGCGCCTGCCCAGCTGA
- a CDS encoding ParB/RepB/Spo0J family partition protein, with translation MARAKQHVGLGKGLGDLFARTDEPETQSKPAAPSERLRDGSYFVELPLEQIVPNPRQPRHVFDEDDLNELAASIKEFGVLQPVVVREVEPDHYELIMGERRFRASKLADKETIPAIVRGTDDDALLRDALLENLHRANLNPLEEALAYQQLLGDFNCTKEQLSQKIHRSRPQISNTLRLLSLPSTVQTKVAAGVLSAGHARALLGLTNQRAQELLAERVVAEGLSVRSTEEMVRLGNVPTDEEPTQRVRRLPSEREAAVAAVLSDHFDTRVKVAIGKNKGKITIEFASADDLDRIMAVIDGRTVEP, from the coding sequence ATGGCCAGAGCAAAACAGCACGTTGGTCTTGGAAAGGGCCTCGGGGATCTTTTCGCCCGGACCGACGAACCGGAAACCCAGAGCAAGCCTGCTGCTCCCTCCGAGCGGCTCCGGGATGGCTCCTACTTTGTGGAGCTGCCGCTGGAGCAGATCGTACCCAACCCCCGGCAGCCACGTCACGTCTTCGATGAGGATGATCTCAACGAATTGGCTGCCTCCATTAAAGAGTTCGGGGTGCTGCAGCCCGTCGTGGTGCGTGAGGTGGAGCCCGATCACTATGAGTTGATCATGGGCGAACGCCGGTTCCGCGCCTCCAAACTTGCGGACAAGGAGACGATTCCAGCTATTGTCCGTGGCACCGATGATGATGCCCTGCTGCGTGATGCGCTTCTGGAGAACCTTCACCGGGCCAACCTCAATCCCCTGGAGGAAGCCCTCGCGTACCAGCAGCTCCTGGGAGACTTCAACTGCACCAAAGAACAGCTCTCCCAGAAGATTCACCGTAGCCGGCCGCAGATCTCGAACACCCTCAGGCTCCTGAGCCTCCCCTCCACCGTGCAGACCAAGGTGGCTGCCGGTGTGCTTTCCGCCGGGCATGCACGAGCACTGCTGGGATTGACGAATCAGCGAGCGCAAGAGCTGCTTGCTGAGCGCGTTGTCGCCGAGGGGCTCTCAGTGCGCAGCACAGAGGAAATGGTCCGGCTCGGCAACGTCCCAACGGACGAGGAACCGACGCAGCGTGTCCGGCGGTTGCCCTCAGAACGTGAAGCCGCGGTCGCGGCTGTGCTCTCCGACCATTTTGATACCCGGGTGAAGGTTGCCATCGGTAAGAACAAGGGCAAGATCACCATCGAGTTTGCCTCTGCCGACGACTTGGACCGGATCATGGCTGTGATTGACGGGCGCACCGTCGAGCCATGA
- the recF gene encoding DNA replication/repair protein RecF (All proteins in this family for which functions are known are DNA-binding proteins that assist the filamentation of RecA onto DNA for the initiation of recombination or recombinational repair.): MFVTHLSVTDFRNYSAAELNLVAGVNVFVGSNGQGKTNLVEAVEYLSTMSSHRVSATAPLIRAGAESAILRARVQASRGDERLITLELEVTNGRSNVARLNRAPLARPRDLIGALRTVVFSPIDLAIVRGDPSDRRAWLDTLVTTRWPRMAGVRADLEKVLRQRNSLLKAMSGKSMRQAATEEETTLQAWNEALARIGAELLHARLDTLADVLPHAAAAYETIAPVNNQISAQYKTSLDLSGIPVDAVRGTLEARLLEAMAQRRRDEIARGVTLVGPQRDDVTLSIGSLPAKGYASHGESWSLALALKLGGFALVRADGIEPVLVLDDVFSELDATRRERLAGAVADAEQVLITAAVGADVPDFPSALRFQVHDGTVRPAGEAAEVTDD; encoded by the coding sequence ATGTTCGTCACTCACCTGTCAGTCACCGACTTCCGCAACTACAGTGCCGCTGAGCTGAATCTCGTCGCCGGCGTGAATGTGTTCGTCGGATCAAACGGGCAGGGTAAGACCAACTTGGTGGAGGCCGTCGAATACCTCTCGACAATGTCGTCTCACCGTGTCTCCGCCACCGCACCTCTGATCCGCGCCGGCGCTGAGTCCGCGATCCTGCGAGCCAGGGTGCAGGCCTCTCGTGGCGACGAGCGTCTCATCACGCTCGAACTTGAGGTAACCAACGGCCGCAGCAATGTCGCGCGCCTCAACCGGGCTCCCCTGGCGCGCCCTCGTGATCTCATCGGGGCGCTGCGCACCGTCGTCTTCTCGCCCATAGACCTGGCCATCGTGCGCGGTGATCCATCGGACCGCCGGGCCTGGCTGGACACCCTCGTCACCACTCGCTGGCCGCGCATGGCCGGAGTGCGTGCCGACCTGGAGAAGGTCCTGCGGCAGCGCAATTCACTGCTCAAGGCGATGTCCGGGAAGTCGATGCGGCAGGCGGCGACCGAGGAAGAGACAACACTACAGGCCTGGAATGAGGCACTCGCGCGGATCGGCGCCGAACTGCTGCACGCCCGCCTCGACACCTTAGCCGACGTTCTGCCGCACGCTGCCGCGGCCTACGAGACCATCGCCCCGGTGAACAACCAGATCTCGGCGCAGTACAAGACCTCCCTTGACCTGTCCGGCATCCCCGTCGACGCCGTCCGCGGCACCCTTGAGGCGCGACTGCTGGAGGCCATGGCGCAGCGGCGGCGCGACGAGATCGCCCGCGGGGTCACCCTCGTCGGGCCGCAGCGCGACGACGTCACCTTGTCCATCGGCTCCCTACCGGCCAAGGGGTACGCCTCCCACGGGGAATCGTGGTCCCTCGCGCTGGCGCTGAAGCTAGGTGGTTTCGCCCTGGTCCGCGCCGACGGCATCGAGCCCGTCCTGGTCCTCGACGACGTCTTCTCAGAACTCGACGCCACCCGCCGGGAACGCCTAGCCGGAGCTGTGGCCGACGCAGAGCAGGTGCTCATCACGGCCGCCGTCGGGGCGGATGTCCCCGATTTCCCGTCGGCGCTACGCTTTCAGGTACACGACGGCACCGTGCGGCCGGCTGGCGAGGCAGCGGAGGTGACAGATGACTGA
- a CDS encoding Jag family protein, with product MSEKTDNETLLAEGDLVADYLEELLDIADLDGDIENSVSNKRAYIVIDTEDDRLVGKDGQVLDALQELSRLVVMTETGHRSRLTLDIGGFRERRRLELVALAKDAVAEVLENGEPVRMAPLNAYERKIIHDEVAAAGLTSESEGEPPFRRVVVSKP from the coding sequence ATGAGTGAGAAGACCGACAACGAGACCCTCCTCGCCGAGGGCGACCTGGTGGCTGACTATCTCGAAGAGCTGCTGGACATCGCAGATCTCGACGGTGATATCGAGAACTCCGTCAGCAACAAGCGTGCTTACATCGTCATCGACACCGAGGACGACCGCCTGGTCGGCAAGGACGGCCAGGTGCTCGACGCACTGCAGGAGCTGTCCCGCCTGGTCGTGATGACCGAGACGGGACATCGCTCCCGGCTCACCCTGGACATCGGCGGTTTCCGGGAGCGGCGGCGTCTTGAGCTGGTGGCGCTCGCGAAGGACGCGGTCGCGGAGGTGCTGGAGAATGGCGAGCCCGTCAGAATGGCACCGCTGAATGCCTACGAGCGCAAGATCATCCATGACGAGGTGGCCGCGGCTGGCCTGACCAGCGAGTCGGAGGGCGAGCCTCCCTTCCGCCGCGTGGTGGTCTCCAAACCCTGA
- the dnaA gene encoding chromosomal replication initiator protein DnaA, translating to MWERIVGEVPISSRAWLRRTKPLAMHSNTVMLAVSDETTRERIETKLRTEIETRLSTVTGTRTYLAFVIDPELHVEAPEQKATPAPKLIDEKVQHRRPPSANSDLKLNPRYTFESFVAGSSNRFAHAAAAAVAEQPGKSYNPLMIYGPSGLGKTHLLHAIGHYVRSYYENLRVRYVSTEELTNDFINAISDNRTAEFRRAYRDVDVLLVDDIQFLEAKIQTQEEFFHTFNTLHNAQKQIVMSSDRPPRLLEALEPRLRSRFEWGLMTDIQPPDLETRIAILRKKAASQRLTAGTEVLEHIASHITTNIREIEGALTRVAALASLNQQEITLELTERVLRDLMPDGNDIHVDADSIISATCDYFGISADELTGASRVAALARARQIAMYLCRELTDLSLPKIGSRFGGRDHTTVMHSVKKIDTKMGEDRQLFDQVTELTNRIKQN from the coding sequence ATGTGGGAACGGATCGTTGGCGAAGTCCCCATCTCCTCCCGGGCCTGGCTGCGCCGCACCAAGCCTCTCGCGATGCACAGCAACACCGTGATGCTGGCCGTCTCCGACGAGACCACCCGCGAGCGCATCGAAACCAAGCTACGCACCGAGATCGAAACCAGACTCAGCACCGTGACAGGAACCAGGACCTACCTGGCGTTCGTCATCGACCCGGAGTTGCACGTCGAGGCGCCCGAGCAGAAAGCCACGCCCGCTCCGAAACTCATCGACGAGAAGGTCCAGCACCGCCGCCCTCCCAGCGCGAACTCCGACCTCAAACTGAATCCCCGTTACACGTTTGAGTCCTTCGTCGCTGGATCCTCAAACCGCTTCGCCCATGCCGCGGCAGCTGCCGTCGCAGAGCAGCCCGGCAAGTCCTATAACCCGCTGATGATCTATGGGCCGTCCGGGTTGGGGAAAACGCATCTGCTCCATGCGATCGGGCACTACGTCCGCAGCTATTACGAGAACCTACGTGTGCGTTACGTGTCTACCGAGGAGCTCACCAACGACTTCATCAACGCCATCTCGGACAACCGGACGGCCGAGTTCCGGCGGGCCTACCGCGACGTGGACGTACTGCTGGTCGACGACATCCAGTTCCTGGAGGCGAAAATCCAGACGCAGGAGGAGTTCTTCCACACGTTCAACACACTCCACAACGCACAGAAGCAGATCGTGATGTCCTCCGACCGTCCCCCACGACTATTGGAGGCGCTCGAACCGCGTCTTCGATCCCGTTTCGAGTGGGGCCTGATGACCGACATCCAGCCCCCCGACCTGGAAACACGCATCGCCATCCTCCGGAAGAAGGCGGCATCACAGCGGCTGACCGCCGGTACGGAGGTGCTGGAGCACATCGCGTCCCACATCACCACCAATATCCGCGAGATCGAGGGCGCCCTGACCCGCGTCGCTGCCCTGGCCAGTCTCAACCAACAGGAGATCACCCTCGAGCTGACAGAACGGGTGTTGCGGGATCTGATGCCCGACGGCAACGACATCCACGTCGACGCCGACTCGATCATCTCCGCAACCTGTGACTACTTTGGCATCTCAGCCGACGAGTTGACGGGCGCCAGCCGGGTCGCCGCCCTGGCCCGGGCCCGGCAGATCGCCATGTATCTATGCCGGGAGCTGACCGATCTGTCACTGCCGAAGATCGGCTCCCGCTTCGGGGGCCGCGACCACACCACCGTCATGCACTCAGTGAAGAAGATCGACACGAAGATGGGCGAAGACCGCCAGCTCTTCGATCAGGTGACCGAGCTCACCAACCGCATCAAGCAGAACTAA